Part of the Pseudoliparis swirei isolate HS2019 ecotype Mariana Trench chromosome 18, NWPU_hadal_v1, whole genome shotgun sequence genome is shown below.
GCCGTGCAACATCAACCACAATGGGTGGAAGTGTTGGAGGAGCAAAGTGTTATACAAGTGGCTTGATTGTCACTTACACAAACATTCACTACACGTGGAAACCTGTTAAAGGGGCATTTCACCTATGATCTGAACGTTATTTAGTTGCTAGCTTTCGTGTAATTAAATCAGATTATTGTCTGGTTCTGTATTTAGGTGTGGGCCTTTCACTGATCAATAAGGTGATAACATATTCAATTTGTTTCTTAATGACtgagaaaaaagatttgcaaagacattgttgttatttttggtGAGGTGCtcctttaaatgttttcttgcaatgtgaacattaatacatcataATGGCTTGGCTGGATGTATACAAACTCACTGATTAAATTGCTTAAATTTGATTTCTTGTCTAGTAGTAGATGTGACAATGTAtaccactctcatgtctgtaCCATATGTACAACTTTAGCCAACAGCCAGTTAACTTGGCTTGGCTAAAGGACAAGGAAACAGGAGGAAACAGATCCAAAGGTAACCAAGCCCCCTGTCCGGTCATgcctaaagctcactaattaacatTTTATCTGTTAATCCGTGTAAAAAGATACAACATATGTTTGACAGGGAGTGACGTGTCAAACTATTTCTCAGTCAGGAGCGGCCACGGCAGCCGTGTTAAGCCAAGCTAACTGGCTTCTGGcaatatctttatatttagtatACGGACATGAGAGTGGTATAAATCTGCTCAGCCAactcccaaaatgttgaactattcctTCAACTATTACAAACACATAAAATACATGGAGTGGGCACACATTAACTTCTTATGATCTTAGAATATAATGgaaaccaaaacaactcctcaaataccgtttttaaaaaatgacctCAGAGTTGAAGCCACAAAAACTGAACATgataatgtatataaatattcattgcATTAGATTGTACTGCACTCCATGTATATTAGTAACACGGAGCCACAGGTGTCTGGCTGTTTGTATCTGAAATCCCTTGAATACTTGGCTTGTTTGCTTTAGTCTGCCTGGACTGATTAATTGGCTGAAATGTAGTTTTCTCAACTACAGTACCCTCTCAGTTTCTAGACATAAGGGAGGATCAAGCTGAATATTTGAGGGGATTTCAATTATTATTCATGCCAGCAAATATTGATTGGCTAGCCACAGACCCAGGTGGCTCTGGGTCAAAATACTCCTTATTATTCAATCACTCATGCCTCTTAAATCCTTGGCTTTAAGTTTGAACTCAGGAGGACTGGACTCGGAGGAATTTGAGGACCTCGTCATCGCCCCTTCCATCTCCTCACCACCACCCCTGCTCGATTTATACGGGGAACCAGTTGGGCCCAGTCATGATCAACACACCTATAAGGGGCAGGGTAAGGGCAGCAAGAGATGAACTTGTGCGGGGCGAGGAGCTGGGGCTGCACAGGTCGAACAGACTTCCGTGGAAGTGCATCTTCGTGGAGTCATGCCTCAGATTCTCCCAGATGGAGCTGACTTCCTCTTTACAGTTGGACAGCGCTGTGAGGGCACATGTGTGGAAAGCTTCCCAATGgctgtggcaaagaaaagcatcACCAGATCAACACTGCGTCTGCGTTCACTCAAGGTTTCATCCTGGCTAAGGCGGCATGCAGATGTGCACTGGGTGTCGTGGACTAATTTGCTAACCAGTAATCTATCACTCAGATGGTTATGATGGCTTCAAGTAAGTCAAACTGAGCTTTAATTACCATGGCAACTGCACCAGAGAGCGAAACAATATCGCTTATGATATTGCATTTTCAACAGAAGGCGTACGTGTACAACTTTGTCTTTAATATATTGTGCAGGGGTTAGAGTGCATGCAGTAACAATCACAAAAAAATGTCCCCGGAGATTCATTACTGCTGCAGCTAAGTCATATACATTATTTAGTACAATGGCTCAGTGTCTAAGCACCATTCATGTATCTCTTCTCCCTCTGAGATGATGGCATATTTTCTTATTCTCTCAAGCATTTTACCAAGAGATGCACACTTCCTACCTGTCTGCCTTCATTCACTATATATTGTActaattattttttaactgACGTACAATTTAATCACACATATATTCACAATAATCATTTTAACTGAAGGGTTTCATTGCAACATCTTTGTTCTCGCCTTCTATGGTTAAAAGTGACTTTATCTGTTTACACATCTTTTAAACATACCAGTTCCATTGGGGATGTCCATGTGCACAGATTGGTGCTGCATGCtgttcacacactcactcaataATAAAGTTGTTATCACCTGCACACGGCTGCCACTCCCCTCTCACTGGTCACGTTCTCCTGATAGTTGTCCATGCTCTCTCCCAGCACCAGGACACAATCAGAAAAGTCCTTATACATGTGCTCACACTTCACATCTGTATCTCCTGACTCCAACAGGGGCAAGAATACTGTAAAAAACACACAGGTGATGGCTTAGATGAGTTTATAGGCACATGCAAAAtagccttatttatttatttctaatttGGTGATTTACTCGCTGTGGAAAAGTCTCAGTCTGGTCTTTCATTCTCTACCATTTGCCCACTTCAAATATTCATGATCTTGCAACTTTCTTTCATAAATACACAACATTTCATGAAAAATGTTTTCTATTttgtttcataaatatattcacgcatttgttccattgcttttTTCAATCCTGTCATTTGAATATCCTTAAGGCAAATGTCGGTGGATTTTAAAGCACATGTTAACATATTAATTTGAACATGGCATCTCTTCCTTCCACAAAATGCTAAAACGTGTTAGTAATACGATATTATGCAAGAGAACAATGCAAAATAAGCACAATTTAAGCAATACATATTAGTAAAAGTGGCGTTTTGAAAAAATCAATCAGTTTGGCtcatgttttatattttc
Proteins encoded:
- the LOC130208831 gene encoding neuritin-like, whose amino-acid sequence is MGFFMSTKIGGILILALVFLPLLESGDTDVKCEHMYKDFSDCVLVLGESMDNYQENVTSERGVAAVCSHWEAFHTCALTALSNCKEEVSSIWENLRHDSTKMHFHGSLFDLCSPSSSPRTSSSLAALTLPLIGVLIMTGPNWFPV